Within Nitrospirota bacterium, the genomic segment CAGAATCGCCGCGACTGCGAACGTGACTCGCATACCGGTTAGCGCGGCGACATCGGACTGATCTTCAGCATGCTCACGAGGCCTGCCACAAACGTCAACACCGCTCCTATCCCAAGACCAATCTGAGGCGCTGCATCGGTGGATGTTAGGGTGAAGAGCAGGGTCATGATCACCGCACCAGCGGTTTGCCCAAACAACCGGGCGGTGCCCTGCATACCTCCCGCGGCGCCACTCCGCTCGTTTGGTGCCGAGAGGAACATGGTGCGGTTGTTGGCCACATTAAAGAGGCCGAAACCGAGGCCACACAGCATGGTAAGCGGCACGAGCAGCAGCGGGTCGCCCTTCAGCGGCCACAGTGCGGTGGCCCCGAGCCCAGTCGCGAGACACAAACCGCCCACGGCACTAAGCCAGGCTGTCGACACGCGGTCCGCGAGACGGCTGGCGAACGGGGCGGCGATAGCCACGGTCAACGGCCAGGCCGTCATATAAAGCCCGGCTATCAACATGTCCTGCCCAAGCTCGTGCTGCAGGTAAAAAGGTAGCGCAACCATGCCCGCGGTCTGCCCAGCAAAACAACAAGCCGAGGCGATCACCGAAAAGCGGAATGAATCGGCGCGGAGCAAGTCGAGCGGGATCAGTGGTGCCTCCTTCGGCATTTCACGCTGAGCCAGCGCCACCATCTCAAGGGCTGCTGCGGCGAACAGGACGGCAGCCAGCGCCGGTCTGGTTGGAAGCAGTTCCGCGCCAATGACCAATGACGCAAAGGCTCCGGCATTCAACGCGACACTGAACAGGTCAAGCCGACGTGCCGTCCCGTCGACAGCCGGTAGCGCGCGGGTGGCGAGTAGCACCAACACACCCAAGGGTAGGTTGACGACGAAGAGCCAGGGCCAGTTTGCGGCTGATAGGACTGCCGCGCCGATCGCCGGACCGGCGGCAGACGACAGCGCCACGGCAAGGGCGTTCCAGCCGATAGCGGTGCCGAGCCGCCGATGTGGAACCACGACGCGCAGCAGCGCGACGCCGAGCGCCATGACGGCGGCGCCCCCGAGCCCCTGGAGGAAGCGGGCCGCGACGAGCCAAGGCAGGGACGGTGACAATGCGCACAACACGGACGCTCCAGTGAACAGCGCGACCCCCACAGTGAAAACCCGGCGATAGCCCAAGCTTTCCCCGAGCGCAGCGCAGGGCAGCAGGGCCATCAAGAGGGCGGTCTGGTAGGCGGTGATGACCCAGACCGACATGGCTGGCGTCACATGCAGCGATCGCGCAATCGTCGGCAGAGCGACGTTTGCAATGGCCGCGTCCAGCACCACGAGCACCATGGCAGCCAGCACGGAGGCGATCGCAACCTTGCGTCTTGGCTCGCCCAGCCCCGACATTGCATCATCGGTATGCCCCGTGGATCGCATTTCCTTGTGGTCATCAGCGCGAGCGGGCGATGTCGATCCGCGGGTCATGGAGGAAGGCACATGCAAAGCGCTGAATATCGGCGCCACACGGCGTCCTATGGCTTGGCTTAAGGCCATGGTCATGGCGCCCCTAAGGTCCAGATGCCGTCCCGCTCAACATACCTCGTCACTCTGTGTTCTTCTTTGTCCTCCTTCTGCAAATCTCTCTCTGTAAAGCCGAATAACAGTGCGGCCCCGGAAATGCACCGTGTGTCGTGAGTATCTCCGGGTAGATACACCTGAACCTGTCCGGGTCGTACCAACGTAGAATCCCTTTTCACGAGTTTGACGCTACCGTTCGGGGCCTCGATTCGAGCATAGGTTCCCATCTCGATTTCGCCTTGCTGAATCGCATAGATGACCCACCCTCTGCCGTGATCATGGGGTGGCCTGTAGAGCCCTGTATGTTCCGTGTGGGCCAACAGCACGAACCCGTGTGCCGGATCCCGATACAGTTCGTTGTAGGCCGGAGCGTCCCGGTGCAGTGCCGCCAACCATTCCTCCGTGGAGGGCGCTTGGACGAGCTCCTCCAACTGCTGGCGGCAACCTGCGACCACTTCGGAGGTAAGAGGTCCCCAAATCTGCCTAACCCTCTCAATGAACTTTTCCAGCGAATTCTTAGCCATGTTTTTCCTTTCAGCTCGTCGTGGATGGACCCTGTTCAATCGATAGGCGAAGTATAAGTAACGTACACACATGGCGGAAGACGCACTGATTGCATAGTGTCATTGCGTTTGACGCCATATCTCGACATAATGGATCCATGGCGCGACCCGA encodes:
- a CDS encoding MFS transporter, encoding MTMALSQAIGRRVAPIFSALHVPSSMTRGSTSPARADDHKEMRSTGHTDDAMSGLGEPRRKVAIASVLAAMVLVVLDAAIANVALPTIARSLHVTPAMSVWVITAYQTALLMALLPCAALGESLGYRRVFTVGVALFTGASVLCALSPSLPWLVAARFLQGLGGAAVMALGVALLRVVVPHRRLGTAIGWNALAVALSSAAGPAIGAAVLSAANWPWLFVVNLPLGVLVLLATRALPAVDGTARRLDLFSVALNAGAFASLVIGAELLPTRPALAAVLFAAAALEMVALAQREMPKEAPLIPLDLLRADSFRFSVIASACCFAGQTAGMVALPFYLQHELGQDMLIAGLYMTAWPLTVAIAAPFASRLADRVSTAWLSAVGGLCLATGLGATALWPLKGDPLLLVPLTMLCGLGFGLFNVANNRTMFLSAPNERSGAAGGMQGTARLFGQTAGAVIMTLLFTLTSTDAAPQIGLGIGAVLTFVAGLVSMLKISPMSPR